The following proteins are encoded in a genomic region of Flammeovirga kamogawensis:
- a CDS encoding metal-dependent hydrolase, with the protein MLAINHLCGGLTFTATFCSFQDINIFEKPEYLALTVFGALAPDIDNTKSLIGKLFYPIAKKIQEHWGHRTVTHSILACIVFTMFFGTVQALTGAEHLTTIAFFSYLSHLIFDMCTKSGLPFFYPLNRYRCVLPANPNLRLRTGDVKQEAIVFFCFVFLNLLSMDLVANGFWSTYNKAFLTFSHIRRELIHNPKPLELTLQNKTTGAIKKAFVVEAKEEKAVLLDSIHFFEASAEGYTILDFTHINTKKEEKIIFERISIDSIGQLLKGNILEVQIFGDKEFVYHNHSVLI; encoded by the coding sequence ATGCTAGCGATCAACCACCTCTGCGGAGGATTAACATTCACAGCTACATTCTGTTCATTCCAAGACATAAATATTTTCGAGAAGCCTGAATATTTGGCTTTAACTGTTTTTGGGGCGTTAGCTCCAGACATCGACAATACAAAATCTCTTATTGGAAAGCTCTTCTATCCAATTGCTAAAAAGATCCAGGAACATTGGGGGCATCGGACCGTAACACATAGCATTTTAGCTTGTATAGTTTTTACAATGTTTTTTGGAACGGTCCAAGCGTTAACGGGTGCAGAGCATCTCACTACAATTGCTTTCTTCTCTTATTTATCGCATCTCATTTTTGATATGTGTACTAAGTCTGGCCTTCCTTTTTTCTATCCTTTGAACCGTTATAGATGTGTTCTTCCCGCTAATCCAAACTTGCGTTTAAGAACGGGAGATGTGAAACAAGAAGCGATTGTTTTCTTCTGTTTTGTGTTTCTAAATTTGCTTTCAATGGATTTAGTGGCTAATGGTTTTTGGTCTACTTACAATAAGGCATTTCTTACTTTTTCTCATATCAGAAGAGAGCTAATTCATAATCCTAAGCCGTTAGAATTAACGTTGCAGAACAAGACAACTGGAGCAATTAAAAAGGCTTTTGTTGTAGAAGCTAAGGAAGAAAAGGCTGTTCTTTTAGATAGTATTCATTTCTTTGAAGCAAGTGCTGAGGGTTATACTATTTTAGATTTTACACATATCAATACGAAGAAAGAAGAGAAGATAATTTTTGAGAGGATTTCAATTGATAGTATTGGTCAATTATTAAAAGGTAATATCCTGGAGGTACAAATTTTTGGTGATAAGGAGTTTGTCTATCATAATCACTCGGTTCTGATATAG